The following proteins are co-located in the Pseudarthrobacter siccitolerans genome:
- a CDS encoding sulfite exporter TauE/SafE family protein → MLLGIESIQLTTLVLIVVAGFAAGWVDAVVGGGGLIQLPALLLVPGITPVQALATNKMGSIFGTATSAVTYYRRVGPDLRTAVPMAVIALAGSFGGAVLAASLPSSVFKPIIVAALVAVALFTALRPDAGHITALRHEGHKHYVVACLIGAVIGFYDGLIGPGTGSFLVIALVSAMGYAFLEASAKAKIVNMATNAGALLFFLPHGSILWALGLLLGAANMAGGYLGARTAVAQGSKFVRVVFLVVVAALIIKLGFDVWQENFATQGVNAAR, encoded by the coding sequence GTGCTCCTGGGGATTGAGTCCATCCAGCTCACCACGCTGGTCCTGATCGTGGTGGCCGGTTTCGCCGCCGGCTGGGTGGATGCTGTGGTGGGCGGGGGCGGGCTGATCCAGCTCCCCGCCCTGCTGCTGGTACCGGGCATCACTCCCGTCCAGGCGCTGGCAACGAACAAGATGGGGTCCATTTTCGGTACCGCCACCAGCGCCGTCACCTACTACCGGCGGGTGGGACCGGACCTCCGGACGGCGGTGCCGATGGCCGTCATTGCCCTGGCCGGCAGTTTCGGCGGCGCCGTCCTTGCCGCCAGCCTGCCGTCCAGCGTCTTCAAACCCATCATTGTCGCCGCACTGGTGGCAGTCGCACTCTTTACGGCGCTGAGACCCGACGCCGGCCACATCACCGCGCTGCGGCACGAGGGCCACAAACACTATGTGGTGGCCTGTCTCATCGGTGCTGTGATCGGCTTCTATGACGGCCTGATTGGCCCGGGGACCGGTTCCTTCCTGGTCATCGCCCTGGTCTCGGCGATGGGGTACGCGTTCCTGGAAGCCAGCGCCAAGGCGAAGATCGTGAATATGGCAACCAACGCCGGTGCGCTGCTGTTCTTCCTGCCGCACGGTTCCATCCTGTGGGCCCTGGGCCTGCTGCTCGGCGCAGCCAACATGGCCGGCGGATACCTCGGGGCACGGACGGCGGTGGCGCAGGGCAGCAAGTTTGTCCGCGTGGTCTTCCTGGTGGTGGTAGCTGCCCTCATCATCAAACTCGGCTTTGACGTCTGGCAGGAAAATTTCGCCACCCAGGGCGTAAACGCAGCAAGGTAA
- a CDS encoding aminoglycoside phosphotransferase family protein encodes MSQPAVVPIPPDLAARYTRSSAGRAWLASLPDLIRGRLENWQLTPDLLPGALPWNGHGGIVIPVRQEDGAPAALKIAFPHDEARVERHALALWQGRGAVALLASDAGTCAMLLERLDGGRSLATVPMEDAVVVWAGLVRQLSLTPDDRPQWFEFEHIAARAEQWSDDLPADWEQLRRPFPRWLLEAALEVCQTRGAVGRRSARDALVHTDLHYLNVLARLDGQASAGQAVAGQAETEFTTAAGYAAIDPQPMIGEPEFAVAPLLWNRLSDLPLGDPAAGLHRRCAEFSSAAGLDPDVARQWGIAREVANALEYAGKPDHRGDLARSLWVASTLAGRTLEGLPPAHRLPEPGEGGGRQLKAFS; translated from the coding sequence ATGAGCCAGCCAGCTGTAGTACCCATCCCTCCGGACCTCGCTGCCCGCTACACCCGCAGCAGTGCCGGGCGCGCATGGCTCGCGTCGCTGCCGGACCTCATCCGGGGCCGCCTGGAAAACTGGCAGCTGACCCCGGACCTGCTCCCCGGCGCCCTGCCCTGGAACGGCCACGGCGGAATCGTCATCCCGGTCCGGCAGGAGGATGGCGCCCCGGCTGCCCTGAAGATCGCCTTTCCGCACGACGAAGCGAGGGTTGAGCGGCACGCCCTGGCCCTCTGGCAGGGCCGGGGCGCGGTAGCGCTGCTCGCCTCCGACGCCGGCACCTGCGCCATGCTCCTGGAACGGCTCGACGGCGGACGCTCGCTCGCCACCGTACCCATGGAAGACGCCGTGGTGGTCTGGGCCGGGCTGGTGCGGCAGTTGAGCCTCACCCCCGACGACCGGCCGCAGTGGTTTGAGTTCGAGCACATCGCCGCCCGGGCGGAGCAATGGAGCGATGACCTGCCTGCCGACTGGGAACAGCTGAGGCGCCCCTTCCCCCGGTGGCTCCTCGAGGCCGCCCTGGAGGTGTGCCAGACCCGGGGTGCGGTGGGCCGGCGTTCGGCGCGTGATGCCCTGGTGCATACGGACCTGCATTACCTCAACGTCCTGGCGCGCCTAGACGGACAGGCATCGGCCGGACAAGCAGTAGCCGGACAGGCAGAGACGGAATTTACGACGGCGGCCGGTTACGCCGCCATCGATCCCCAACCGATGATCGGGGAGCCGGAGTTTGCCGTGGCGCCGCTGCTGTGGAACCGCCTGTCCGATTTGCCGTTGGGGGATCCCGCGGCCGGTCTGCACCGGCGCTGCGCCGAGTTCAGCTCTGCGGCGGGCCTGGACCCGGACGTGGCCCGGCAGTGGGGCATTGCCCGGGAAGTGGCAAACGCCTTGGAGTATGCGGGCAAGCCCGACCATCGCGGCGACCTGGCGCGGTCCCTCTGGGTGGCCAGCACGCTCGCCGGCAGAACCCTCGAGGGGCTTCCCCCGGCCCACCGCCTGCCGGAGCCCGGCGAGGGGGGTGGGCGTCAGCTGAAGGCCTTCAGCTGA
- a CDS encoding VIT1/CCC1 transporter family protein, with translation MDTAGASSFHDNEPHRNDMAQRLNWLRAGVLGANDGIVSVAAIVVGVAGATAASGAILAAGAAGLVGGAVSMALGEYVSVSSQSDSQKALIDKERRELAEEPELELAELTAIYQAKGLTAETAGQVAAELTAHDALAAHLSAELNIDEDDIVSPWHAAFASAVAFVIGATLPMLAILLPPPDVRVQVTFVAVLLALALTGALGAWIGGGSRLRAAVRVVVGGALALAATFSIGNLLGATGVV, from the coding sequence ATGGACACCGCGGGCGCATCCTCCTTTCACGACAATGAACCCCACCGGAACGACATGGCCCAGCGCCTGAACTGGCTGCGCGCCGGTGTCCTGGGCGCCAACGACGGGATCGTTTCCGTAGCAGCGATTGTGGTGGGCGTCGCCGGAGCAACTGCCGCGTCCGGCGCGATCCTTGCCGCAGGAGCAGCCGGCCTGGTGGGCGGTGCCGTGTCGATGGCGCTTGGCGAGTACGTCTCGGTCAGCAGCCAAAGCGACAGCCAGAAAGCCCTGATCGACAAGGAACGCCGCGAGCTGGCCGAAGAACCTGAGCTGGAACTGGCAGAACTCACGGCGATCTACCAGGCCAAGGGCCTCACAGCGGAAACGGCTGGGCAAGTGGCGGCGGAACTGACCGCGCACGACGCCCTCGCGGCACACCTTTCCGCTGAGCTCAACATTGACGAAGACGATATTGTCAGCCCCTGGCATGCGGCCTTTGCTTCGGCGGTGGCCTTTGTGATCGGGGCAACGCTGCCCATGCTGGCCATCCTTCTCCCGCCGCCGGACGTCCGGGTTCAGGTCACCTTCGTCGCTGTGCTCCTGGCATTGGCGCTGACGGGAGCACTGGGTGCCTGGATCGGCGGCGGCTCCAGGCTCCGCGCCGCCGTACGCGTGGTGGTGGGCGGAGCCCTGGCACTCGCCGCAACCTTCAGCATCGGCAACCTGCTGGGGGCCACGGGCGTGGTCTGA
- a CDS encoding DUF4439 domain-containing protein: protein MKDDNQENRRRMRYFRYAVFSLAALLVLSLGFALIPPEPPAPAEPPFSEQARAAALEEALELRSAGQELAAAEMGGAAGTPAADAMGQVVTLLTIQARALLPPGNAASAAAASPQAAPPASVRPTAAPTSPSPRGAVPVAEFAADLAASGRQRLKDAETADGGMARLLAGAGTAQLLAAERLGAAGALGIEPQVTARQDATLPAPACPATPSPANSDSTSPPAAASLGTALVAAAGAELETVYGYQAALTRLPPEAAGPASEFLAQHHGLAAQADEYALVQCGALPPQPPGYVLAPGFLDAPASGLAALETDTLPSYGDVVALADGATRAWALSALQAAARRAQHWGAGPNPLPGLVLDEGQLPPLPQ from the coding sequence GTGAAAGACGACAACCAGGAAAACCGGAGGCGGATGCGCTATTTCCGGTACGCCGTTTTTTCGCTCGCGGCCCTTCTTGTCCTTAGCCTCGGCTTCGCCCTGATCCCGCCAGAACCGCCTGCTCCTGCGGAACCACCCTTCTCCGAGCAGGCCCGGGCAGCCGCGCTGGAGGAGGCCCTGGAGCTGCGGTCTGCCGGGCAGGAGCTGGCAGCTGCGGAAATGGGCGGTGCGGCCGGCACTCCGGCCGCCGACGCTATGGGCCAGGTTGTGACGTTGCTGACCATCCAGGCCCGGGCGCTGCTGCCGCCGGGAAATGCGGCATCCGCAGCGGCAGCTTCACCCCAAGCGGCGCCGCCGGCCAGTGTGCGGCCCACCGCAGCTCCCACATCCCCCAGCCCTCGTGGCGCAGTACCAGTTGCGGAATTCGCGGCAGACCTCGCTGCCAGCGGCCGGCAGCGCCTCAAGGACGCGGAAACGGCCGACGGCGGCATGGCACGTCTGCTTGCCGGCGCCGGGACGGCGCAACTCCTCGCAGCAGAACGGCTTGGCGCGGCAGGCGCCCTTGGAATTGAACCGCAAGTGACTGCACGTCAAGACGCCACCTTGCCCGCCCCTGCATGCCCGGCCACGCCCTCCCCTGCCAATTCCGACTCGACTTCCCCTCCCGCTGCCGCCAGCCTGGGGACCGCCCTCGTCGCCGCCGCTGGCGCCGAGCTGGAGACGGTGTACGGCTACCAGGCGGCACTCACCCGCCTTCCTCCGGAAGCTGCCGGCCCGGCTTCGGAATTCCTGGCGCAGCACCATGGGCTCGCCGCCCAGGCTGACGAGTATGCGCTGGTGCAGTGCGGGGCGCTGCCACCGCAGCCGCCCGGGTACGTCCTGGCCCCGGGGTTCCTCGACGCTCCCGCCTCCGGACTTGCTGCCTTGGAGACCGACACTTTGCCGTCCTACGGTGACGTCGTGGCCCTGGCTGACGGGGCCACGAGGGCTTGGGCCCTGTCGGCCCTCCAGGCAGCAGCGCGGCGCGCACAGCACTGGGGCGCCGGCCCGAACCCGCTACCGGGCCTTGTGCTGGATGAAGGGCAACTTCCGCCATTGCCGCAGTAA
- the rimP gene encoding ribosome maturation factor RimP, whose protein sequence is MSNAEATASSDHTGTGKAEAAHNPEAARLRALLEPSVQANRLYLEDVAILPGSHRVVHVVVDLPQEETGGVSLDVIADISKVLSDVLDNDPGDDGRPYDLEVSSPGVGRPLTEPRHWHRAKGRMVKVNVLQGDNVTGRIQAVDNSGVTIVPEIAVKKGMKPKQGDPIKLPFDRIRNGKVEIEFSHLLEDGLEPGHNGPSEEA, encoded by the coding sequence GTGAGCAATGCAGAAGCCACGGCTTCATCAGACCATACCGGAACGGGTAAGGCTGAGGCCGCACACAATCCGGAAGCTGCACGGCTCAGGGCGCTCCTTGAACCCTCGGTCCAGGCCAACCGCCTGTACCTGGAGGACGTGGCCATCCTTCCCGGATCCCACCGTGTAGTCCACGTAGTGGTGGACCTGCCGCAGGAGGAGACCGGCGGCGTCAGCCTTGATGTCATTGCCGACATCTCGAAGGTGCTCTCCGATGTTCTGGACAACGATCCCGGAGATGACGGCCGTCCCTACGATCTTGAAGTCTCCTCGCCGGGCGTCGGCCGCCCGCTGACAGAGCCCCGCCACTGGCACCGCGCCAAGGGCCGGATGGTCAAGGTCAACGTGCTCCAGGGCGATAACGTCACAGGCCGCATCCAGGCCGTTGACAATTCCGGCGTGACCATCGTGCCTGAGATCGCCGTCAAAAAGGGGATGAAGCCCAAGCAGGGCGATCCCATCAAGCTTCCTTTCGACAGGATCCGCAACGGAAAAGTCGAGATCGAATTCAGCCACCTCCTCGAGGATGGTCTGGAACCTGGACACAATGGACCTTCTGAGGAGGCCTGA
- the nusA gene encoding transcription termination factor NusA, translating to MDIDMSALRLLEREREIPLDLLIPTIEQALLVAYHKSPGAFEKARAELDRKSGHVTIWAVEIDDDGAPIGEFEHTPEGFGRIAASTARQIILQRLRDVEDDNVLGEFKGREGELVAGTIQQGHNPHMVQVNLGTVEALLPPPEQVPGEKYLHGNRLRALVIDVHRGSKGPSVTLSRSHPGLVRKLFELEVPEIADRSVEIVALAREAGHRTKIAVKANIPGINAKGACIGEMGSRVRAVMTELNDEKIDIVDFSENPATFIASALSPSRVNSVTITDEATRSARVVVPDYQLSLAIGKEGQNARLAAKLTGWRIDIISDAATTREN from the coding sequence ATGGATATTGACATGAGCGCACTGAGACTTCTGGAGCGTGAGCGTGAAATCCCGCTGGACCTCCTGATCCCCACCATTGAGCAGGCGCTCCTGGTGGCCTACCACAAGTCGCCCGGCGCCTTCGAGAAGGCCCGCGCGGAACTGGACCGCAAGAGCGGCCACGTGACCATCTGGGCTGTGGAGATTGACGACGACGGCGCCCCCATCGGCGAGTTCGAGCACACCCCGGAGGGTTTCGGCCGCATTGCTGCCAGCACCGCACGGCAGATCATCCTGCAGCGGCTCCGCGACGTTGAGGACGACAACGTACTGGGCGAGTTCAAGGGCCGCGAAGGCGAACTGGTGGCCGGCACCATCCAGCAGGGCCACAACCCGCACATGGTCCAGGTCAACCTGGGCACCGTTGAAGCGCTCCTGCCCCCGCCCGAACAGGTGCCGGGGGAGAAGTACCTTCACGGCAACCGCCTGCGCGCCCTGGTGATCGACGTGCACCGCGGCTCCAAAGGCCCGTCCGTCACGCTGTCCAGGTCCCATCCGGGGCTCGTCCGGAAGCTCTTCGAACTGGAAGTTCCCGAAATCGCCGACCGCTCCGTCGAGATCGTTGCCCTGGCCCGTGAAGCCGGGCACCGCACCAAGATCGCCGTCAAGGCCAACATCCCCGGCATCAACGCCAAGGGCGCCTGCATCGGTGAGATGGGTTCCCGGGTGCGGGCCGTGATGACGGAACTGAACGACGAAAAGATCGACATCGTCGACTTCAGCGAGAACCCCGCCACGTTCATCGCCAGTGCACTGTCGCCGTCGAGGGTGAATTCGGTCACCATCACTGACGAAGCCACTCGTTCCGCCCGCGTGGTGGTTCCCGATTACCAGCTTTCCCTGGCCATCGGCAAGGAGGGCCAGAACGCCCGTCTGGCGGCCAAGCTGACCGGCTGGCGGATCGATATCATTTCCGACGCAGCCACCACGCGCGAAAACTAG
- a CDS encoding YlxR family protein, giving the protein MTVAVLSTGNQPERTCIGCRKKGLRSELLRLVAEGSGSTAVLVDERRRLAGRGAWLHPSESCLALAIKRRAFGRALPGATGTAAVEHWIKPDTNVAGTTATATPTVQPESGSEI; this is encoded by the coding sequence ATGACCGTGGCAGTGCTTTCCACCGGAAATCAACCCGAGCGTACCTGCATCGGATGCCGGAAGAAGGGCCTGCGGTCGGAATTGCTCCGGCTCGTCGCCGAAGGCAGCGGGTCAACCGCTGTCCTGGTGGATGAACGACGCCGGCTGGCTGGCCGGGGTGCTTGGTTGCACCCCAGCGAATCGTGCCTGGCTCTGGCGATCAAACGGCGGGCTTTCGGACGTGCCCTTCCGGGCGCAACCGGAACTGCCGCCGTCGAACACTGGATCAAGCCGGACACGAACGTTGCAGGCACCACGGCAACTGCAACACCAACCGTCCAACCTGAAAGCGGGTCAGAAATCTGA
- the infB gene encoding translation initiation factor IF-2 has protein sequence MAKVRVHELAKELGITSKDAVTKLQELGEFVRSASSTIEAPVVRKLRNAFPDAAAKASAPAAAPKATAPAAEARPSTPAPGPAAPKAPAPAAQAPAPAAPAAPAQPAASAPAAPAASRPSAPAAPAATSTGTAPSTGAKPGARPAPKAEAPAAPTRSGGQGGSAGSSAPRPGGPRPGNNPFATSQGMPRGRGGDGERPPRPGNNPFATSQGMPRPGGSRTDGDRPGGPRPAAGAGGPRPGGPRPAAGAGGPRPAAGAGGPRPGAPRPGGAGGNRPTPGMMPNRTERPAPAGAGRPGAGGRGPGRPGGAPGTGGPGAGGGAPAGGGFGKGGRGRGGTQGAFGKGGAGRGKQRKSKRAKRQELEQMSAPSLGGVSVPRGDGNTVIRLRRGSSITDFADKIEANPAALVTVLFHLGEMATATQSLDEETFALLGEELGYKLQVVSPEDEERELLSTFDIDFEAELEAEGDEDLEARPPVVTVMGHVDHGKTRLLDAIRKSDVMAGEHGGITQHIGAYQVTHNHEGDDRKITFIDTPGHEAFTAMRARGAKVTDIAILVVAADDGVMPQTVEALNHAQAANVPIVVAVNKIDKEGANPDKVRGQLTEYGLVPEEYGGDTMFVEVSARQNLNIDELLEAVLLTADAALDMRANPNKDARGIAIEANLDKGRGSVATVLVQSGTLRVGDTIVAGTAHGRVRAMFDDDGSALTEAGPSRPVQVLGLSNVPRAGDTFFVTADERTARQIAEKREAADRNAALAKRRKRISLEDFDQAVAEGKIDTLNLILKGDVSGAVEALEDALLKIDVGEGVQLRVIHRGVGAITQNDVNLATVDSAVIIGFNVKPAERVAELADREGVDMRFYSVIYSAIDDIEMALKGMLKPEYEEFQLGTAEVREVFRSSKFGNIAGSIVRSGIIRRNTKARISRDGKIIGDNLTVETLKRFKDDATEVRTDFECGIGLGSYNDITEGDIIETFEMREKPRV, from the coding sequence GTGGCCAAGGTCCGCGTACATGAGCTCGCCAAAGAGCTCGGTATTACTTCCAAAGATGCAGTGACTAAACTGCAGGAACTGGGCGAATTTGTTCGCTCCGCCTCTTCCACCATTGAGGCCCCCGTTGTGCGTAAACTCCGCAACGCCTTCCCCGACGCTGCTGCCAAGGCCTCAGCACCGGCGGCCGCGCCCAAGGCGACCGCCCCGGCCGCAGAAGCACGTCCTTCAACTCCAGCCCCCGGCCCGGCAGCTCCCAAGGCTCCGGCTCCCGCGGCGCAGGCACCGGCCCCCGCCGCTCCTGCGGCTCCGGCCCAGCCTGCTGCTTCGGCTCCGGCGGCACCTGCTGCCAGCAGGCCCTCGGCTCCGGCGGCCCCCGCTGCCACGTCCACCGGCACTGCTCCGTCCACCGGCGCAAAGCCCGGCGCACGTCCGGCTCCCAAGGCCGAAGCTCCCGCTGCCCCCACCCGCTCCGGCGGTCAGGGCGGTTCGGCAGGCAGCTCCGCTCCCCGTCCCGGCGGTCCCCGTCCGGGCAACAACCCCTTCGCTACTTCGCAGGGCATGCCCCGCGGCCGTGGCGGCGACGGCGAGCGTCCTCCCCGTCCGGGCAACAACCCGTTTGCCACCTCACAGGGCATGCCCCGCCCCGGTGGAAGCCGCACCGACGGCGACCGTCCCGGCGGTCCCCGTCCTGCAGCTGGTGCCGGCGGGCCCCGTCCCGGCGGGCCGCGTCCCGCAGCCGGTGCGGGCGGTCCCCGTCCCGCCGCAGGTGCCGGTGGACCCCGCCCGGGTGCCCCGCGCCCCGGCGGCGCCGGTGGAAACCGTCCTACTCCGGGCATGATGCCCAACCGCACTGAGCGTCCCGCACCCGCAGGTGCAGGCCGTCCCGGTGCCGGCGGCCGCGGCCCCGGACGCCCCGGTGGCGCTCCCGGAACCGGTGGTCCCGGTGCCGGTGGCGGAGCTCCCGCAGGCGGTGGCTTCGGCAAGGGTGGCCGCGGACGCGGTGGCACCCAGGGTGCTTTCGGCAAGGGCGGCGCAGGCCGCGGCAAGCAGCGCAAGTCGAAGCGTGCAAAGCGCCAGGAACTTGAGCAGATGAGTGCCCCGTCGCTGGGTGGCGTGAGCGTACCCCGCGGCGACGGCAACACCGTCATCCGCCTCCGCCGTGGCTCGTCCATCACGGACTTCGCCGACAAGATCGAGGCGAACCCCGCCGCTCTGGTTACCGTGCTGTTCCACCTCGGTGAAATGGCAACGGCCACCCAGTCGCTGGACGAGGAAACCTTTGCGTTGCTGGGCGAAGAGCTTGGCTACAAGCTCCAGGTCGTCTCGCCGGAGGACGAGGAGCGCGAGCTGCTCTCCACCTTCGACATCGACTTCGAAGCAGAGCTTGAGGCTGAAGGCGACGAAGACCTCGAGGCACGTCCTCCGGTTGTCACGGTCATGGGCCACGTTGACCACGGTAAGACCCGCCTGCTCGATGCCATCCGCAAGTCCGACGTTATGGCGGGCGAGCACGGCGGTATCACGCAGCACATCGGTGCCTACCAGGTCACGCACAACCACGAAGGCGACGACCGTAAGATCACCTTCATCGATACCCCGGGCCACGAGGCGTTCACCGCCATGCGTGCCCGTGGTGCGAAGGTCACCGACATCGCCATCCTGGTGGTCGCAGCGGACGACGGCGTGATGCCCCAGACCGTTGAAGCCCTCAACCACGCCCAGGCAGCCAACGTGCCCATCGTGGTGGCCGTGAACAAGATCGACAAGGAAGGCGCCAACCCGGACAAGGTCCGCGGCCAGCTGACCGAGTACGGCCTGGTTCCCGAGGAATACGGTGGCGACACCATGTTCGTTGAGGTCTCTGCCCGCCAGAACCTCAACATCGACGAGCTGCTCGAGGCAGTCCTGCTCACCGCAGACGCTGCCCTGGACATGCGCGCCAACCCGAACAAGGACGCCCGCGGTATCGCCATCGAAGCCAACCTGGACAAGGGCCGCGGTTCCGTGGCCACCGTCCTGGTGCAGTCCGGCACCCTGCGCGTCGGCGACACCATCGTGGCAGGCACGGCCCACGGCCGCGTCCGTGCGATGTTCGACGACGACGGCAGCGCCCTGACCGAGGCCGGCCCGTCCCGCCCCGTCCAGGTGCTGGGTCTGTCCAACGTCCCGCGTGCAGGCGACACCTTCTTCGTGACCGCTGACGAGCGCACCGCCCGCCAGATCGCCGAGAAGCGTGAAGCTGCGGACCGCAACGCCGCCCTGGCCAAGCGCCGCAAGCGCATCAGCCTCGAAGACTTCGACCAGGCCGTCGCCGAAGGCAAGATCGACACCCTCAACCTCATCCTCAAGGGTGACGTGTCCGGTGCCGTGGAAGCCCTCGAAGACGCCCTGCTCAAGATCGACGTCGGGGAAGGCGTGCAGCTGCGCGTCATCCACCGCGGTGTTGGTGCCATCACGCAGAACGACGTCAACCTGGCAACAGTGGACAGCGCCGTCATCATCGGCTTCAACGTCAAGCCTGCCGAGCGGGTTGCCGAACTGGCAGACCGCGAAGGCGTGGACATGCGCTTCTACTCCGTCATCTACTCCGCGATCGATGACATCGAGATGGCGCTCAAGGGCATGCTCAAGCCGGAATACGAAGAATTCCAGCTGGGCACCGCCGAAGTCCGCGAAGTCTTCCGCTCCTCCAAGTTCGGAAACATCGCCGGCTCGATCGTCCGCTCGGGCATCATCCGCCGTAACACCAAGGCACGCATCAGCCGCGACGGCAAGATCATCGGTGACAACCTCACCGTTGAGACGCTCAAGCGCTTCAAGGACGACGCCACCGAGGTCCGCACGGACTTCGAGTGTGGTATCGGCCTTGGCTCGTACAACGACATCACCGAAGGCGACATCATCGAGACCTTCGAGATGCGTGAGAAGCCGCGCGTCTAG
- the rbfA gene encoding 30S ribosome-binding factor RbfA: MADPARAAKLAQRIKVVVAEALGRKVKDPRLEGITVTDARVTNDLQHATVYYTVLGDQAVQADAAKGLEKAKGVLRQEVGRNLSIRLTPTLEFVSDEIPVIASNLEELLREAKKRDAEVAALAAQARHAGDPDPYKSDASADVDIDEDDFDEEDLDLTDAGEPDEDGSK; encoded by the coding sequence ATGGCTGATCCGGCACGTGCTGCCAAGTTGGCGCAGCGGATTAAGGTTGTTGTTGCTGAGGCTTTGGGCCGGAAGGTTAAGGATCCCCGGCTGGAGGGTATTACTGTTACTGATGCCCGGGTGACCAATGATCTGCAGCATGCCACCGTGTATTACACCGTCCTGGGGGACCAGGCCGTTCAGGCTGATGCTGCCAAGGGCCTGGAGAAGGCCAAGGGTGTGCTTCGGCAGGAGGTGGGGCGCAACCTCAGTATCCGGCTGACTCCCACCCTTGAATTCGTCTCCGACGAGATTCCCGTTATCGCGTCCAACCTCGAGGAGCTGCTCCGGGAGGCCAAGAAGCGCGACGCCGAAGTGGCCGCCCTTGCCGCGCAGGCCCGGCACGCCGGGGACCCCGATCCCTACAAGAGCGACGCGTCCGCCGACGTGGACATCGACGAAGACGACTTCGACGAGGAGGACCTCGACCTCACCGACGCCGGGGAACCCGACGAAGACGGCAGCAAGTAG
- a CDS encoding ScyD/ScyE family protein: MKRKLAFIACLAVTMVPAAPAFASSQEPDIEVMATGLFSPLHLAVGSGESVRVSQDFAGILTRVEPNGDTKDVYTAKPGWEVAGVEIHDSSTYFLESVGAGQGDPEKLEGYLKVLGPEKDVRTIASFADFERKHNPDGDQHYGLEDGTSEECIAAIASLPDAPPPQYTGIVDSHPYALAIRNDTAYVADAGMNAVLKVDLESGKVSTLVVLPPRPATISKDVSEFLGVPECTGFEYAFEPVPTDVEIGPDGWLYVTSLPGGPEVPELGKRGAIFKINPWNGDTTVWADHILSPTGLAVADNGDVYVASLFGGEILKFDSRSERSQFLAVNQPADVEFRDGDVFATVDALPAEPDPSMPEAPAPKPEGRVIEVDG; the protein is encoded by the coding sequence ATGAAACGAAAACTCGCCTTTATTGCCTGCCTGGCCGTGACGATGGTCCCGGCCGCTCCGGCTTTCGCATCCAGCCAGGAACCTGATATCGAGGTTATGGCCACCGGCCTCTTCTCGCCCCTCCACCTGGCTGTCGGAAGCGGCGAATCCGTGCGCGTCAGCCAGGACTTCGCGGGCATACTCACCCGAGTGGAACCCAATGGTGATACGAAAGATGTATACACGGCCAAACCGGGTTGGGAAGTGGCCGGCGTGGAAATCCATGATTCCAGCACCTATTTCCTGGAGAGTGTTGGAGCCGGCCAGGGCGACCCGGAAAAGCTCGAGGGCTATCTGAAGGTGCTGGGGCCGGAGAAGGACGTCCGCACCATCGCCAGCTTCGCGGACTTCGAACGGAAGCACAACCCGGACGGGGACCAGCACTACGGCTTGGAGGATGGCACCAGCGAGGAATGCATTGCTGCAATAGCGTCCCTTCCGGATGCCCCTCCACCCCAGTACACGGGAATCGTCGACTCGCATCCGTACGCCCTGGCCATCCGGAATGATACAGCGTACGTTGCCGATGCCGGCATGAATGCTGTCCTCAAGGTTGATCTGGAGTCCGGCAAGGTGTCAACGCTGGTGGTCCTTCCACCGCGGCCGGCTACGATCTCCAAGGACGTTTCAGAGTTTTTGGGCGTGCCTGAGTGCACAGGGTTCGAGTACGCTTTCGAACCGGTCCCCACGGATGTGGAGATTGGTCCGGATGGTTGGCTGTACGTCACGTCGCTGCCCGGCGGCCCCGAGGTACCCGAACTGGGCAAGCGTGGCGCGATCTTCAAGATCAACCCGTGGAACGGTGACACGACCGTCTGGGCGGACCACATCCTCAGCCCAACCGGCCTGGCCGTGGCCGACAATGGCGACGTGTACGTGGCGTCCCTGTTCGGCGGTGAGATCCTGAAGTTCGACTCCAGGTCAGAGCGGTCCCAGTTCCTGGCTGTGAACCAGCCCGCGGATGTTGAGTTTAGGGACGGCGACGTCTTCGCCACGGTTGACGCACTGCCGGCGGAGCCGGATCCGTCAATGCCAGAGGCCCCCGCACCCAAGCCTGAAGGCAGGGTCATCGAAGTCGACGGTTGA